A section of the Verrucomicrobium sp. GAS474 genome encodes:
- a CDS encoding alpha-L-arabinofuranosidase: MARRGSSRMRWSAFLGAVLPFLFSLGGMGGDARAEDAQPLTGSLEVDASQVLGPVNRLVFGHNIEAADSAGIFGPTVKDKIYRGDGLWLPNEGKPSEVILGKAREIGISMLRYPGGCLVHNFDWRKAVGPRDKRGDWQFGVDEYLQVCNELNIEPLMMVSDYVLPAEEMPRFAADLVEYLNAPATPDHPWAMKRKEWGHAEPYKVKWFELGNESDHGNHDVVPRRQYTPDGYAKYAVDCMAAMRAVDPTIKIGILSATGAPPESEWNKIVYRTAGKKADFIVAHMYLGGSGVTINDDNERQAYLTGFSTTRAYQNTLDRYREKILLECGRNVPLAITEFNNSLGGDKPKPYRFTLAGGLIAADVIRLLLLPENNIAMANFWQMFNGYFGSIRIDFKTTPDYQTKDLAAFRLFRLWGQHFGADLVKTTVDGPKMEVDGMGGVSPSRGTDFRPPLLIADIPVASEIDLGALDDPKLKGEMTPDGVLKVDFDQITGNHYPCIGHYRKPGEVGPDGADYTLSCEARFVPGPGSADAPIAMGLGDDRGWGKSHSAITITGINGPEWKEISGTLRGLKDAPGVQIVLRFESGAKVISGHLEVRNMKLRAMTKATFPAYDLLTSSASLSKGGDRLYVMVFNKSENKPIATEVRVKGFAAARVLRWEVNGPSLGAIDGVRDTKVGEAAPVDGEAVAMTFPAHSMTALEFEKADGARK; the protein is encoded by the coding sequence ATGGCTCGGCGGGGATCCTCCCGCATGCGGTGGTCGGCTTTTCTGGGGGCGGTCCTCCCGTTCCTCTTCTCCCTGGGCGGCATGGGCGGCGACGCCCGGGCCGAGGATGCCCAGCCGTTGACGGGCTCGCTCGAGGTCGACGCCTCGCAGGTGCTCGGGCCGGTGAACCGGCTGGTCTTCGGCCACAACATCGAGGCGGCCGATTCGGCGGGGATCTTCGGCCCCACCGTGAAGGACAAGATCTACCGGGGCGACGGCCTATGGCTCCCGAACGAGGGGAAGCCCTCCGAGGTGATCCTCGGGAAGGCGCGCGAGATCGGGATCAGCATGCTCCGCTATCCCGGAGGGTGTCTGGTCCACAACTTCGACTGGCGCAAGGCGGTCGGCCCGCGCGACAAGCGCGGCGACTGGCAGTTCGGCGTCGACGAGTATCTCCAGGTCTGCAACGAGCTGAACATCGAGCCCCTCATGATGGTCAGCGACTATGTCCTCCCCGCCGAGGAGATGCCCCGCTTTGCCGCCGACCTTGTCGAATACCTCAACGCCCCCGCGACGCCCGACCATCCCTGGGCGATGAAGCGGAAGGAATGGGGCCATGCCGAGCCCTACAAGGTGAAGTGGTTCGAGCTGGGGAACGAGTCCGACCACGGCAACCACGACGTCGTCCCCCGGCGGCAATACACGCCCGACGGCTATGCGAAGTATGCCGTCGATTGCATGGCGGCGATGCGGGCCGTCGATCCGACGATCAAGATCGGCATCCTCTCGGCGACCGGCGCGCCGCCCGAGTCGGAGTGGAACAAGATCGTCTACCGGACGGCGGGAAAGAAGGCCGACTTCATCGTCGCCCACATGTACCTCGGCGGCTCCGGCGTGACGATCAACGACGACAATGAGCGGCAGGCCTATCTCACGGGCTTTTCGACCACCCGCGCCTACCAGAACACCCTCGACCGCTACCGGGAGAAAATCCTTCTCGAATGCGGGCGGAACGTCCCCCTGGCGATCACCGAGTTCAACAACTCCCTGGGCGGCGACAAGCCGAAGCCCTACCGCTTCACCCTCGCGGGCGGGCTGATCGCCGCCGACGTCATCCGCCTCCTCCTCCTGCCGGAGAACAACATCGCGATGGCGAATTTCTGGCAGATGTTCAACGGCTACTTCGGCTCGATCCGCATCGATTTCAAGACGACCCCCGATTATCAGACGAAGGATCTCGCCGCCTTCCGGCTCTTCCGGCTGTGGGGCCAGCACTTCGGCGCCGACCTCGTGAAGACGACGGTCGACGGGCCGAAGATGGAGGTCGACGGGATGGGCGGGGTCTCTCCCTCGCGGGGAACCGACTTCCGTCCCCCCCTCCTGATCGCCGACATTCCCGTCGCGTCGGAGATCGATCTCGGCGCCCTCGACGATCCGAAGCTGAAAGGCGAGATGACGCCCGACGGCGTGCTGAAGGTCGACTTCGACCAGATCACCGGGAACCATTACCCCTGCATCGGCCACTACAGGAAGCCGGGCGAAGTCGGCCCCGACGGCGCCGACTACACGCTCTCCTGCGAGGCCCGTTTCGTCCCCGGTCCGGGGAGCGCCGACGCGCCCATCGCGATGGGCCTGGGCGACGACCGGGGTTGGGGGAAATCGCACAGCGCGATCACGATCACCGGGATCAACGGTCCGGAGTGGAAGGAGATCTCGGGCACCCTCCGGGGGCTCAAGGACGCGCCGGGAGTCCAGATCGTCCTCCGGTTCGAGTCGGGGGCGAAGGTCATCTCGGGCCATCTGGAGGTCCGCAACATGAAGCTCCGCGCCATGACGAAGGCGACTTTCCCCGCCTACGACCTCCTCACCAGCTCGGCCAGCCTCTCCAAGGGCGGCGACCGGCTCTATGTGATGGTCTTCAACAAGAGCGAGAACAAGCCGATCGCGACCGAGGTGCGGGTGAAGGGTTTCGCCGCCGCCCGCGTCCTCCGCTGGGAGGTCAACGGACCCTCGCTTGGGGCGATCGACGGTGTCCGCGACACGAAGGTCGGCGAGGCCGCGCCGGTCGACGGCGAGGCCGTCGCGATGACCTTCCCCGCCCATTCGATGACCGCGCTCGAATTCGAGAAAGCCGACGGGGCCAGGAAATAA
- a CDS encoding glycoside hydrolase family 2 TIM barrel-domain containing protein yields MSSNLLFLDREGCLPTFLNPECLSLNRLPMGATLYRFLTAAAAREGSREASPWFRLLNGRWRFRMAAKPAEVTPADLAAGTDRSGWETIEVPGNWTMQGHGHPHYTNVQMPFPEEPPMVPEANPTGIYATTFTVPREWEGRRVVIHFGGAESVLYVYVNGRPVGMGKDSRLPSEFDLTPHVAFGGENEVVAVVVKWSDATFLEDQDQWWMGGLHREVYLHATGPVHLADLFARGGLENGYRDGRLQLTAKVGFTPGNALFPRPGWKVRLQLFDPKGKALFRKPLEAPVPTGSTLEYGRLQADFDVAVPCVAAWSAERPALYRAVATLLDPVGKEIEATSVRVGFRTVEVRDRMLLVNGRRVLIKGVNRHDHHDTKGKALDRETLRLDAVAMKRLNVNAVRTSHYPNDPHWLDLCDELGLYVIDEANLETHAFLHQLCRDRRYAGAFLDRAVRMVERDKNHPSVILWSLGNESGYGPNHDAMAGWIRGYDPTRPLHYEPGIWPWLPEALMPKKRYDGGYRVTDIVCPMYATIDQIVEWATDRDHPDRTRPLILCEYSHAMGNSNGSLADYWDAFEKYPGLQGGFIWEWIDHGLKQKTADGKEYWAYGGDFGDTPNDLNFVCDGLVWPDRKPHPAAREFQYLARPAKALAFDAKRAALRLSNARDFADLGDLRGSWELKIDGVVWAGGRLPVLRIAAGREGTVRLPLRLGAIALPPGAEAFLHVGFELARATVWAPAGHRVGWDQIALPARAFAPPPRPVRRSRPFAPSPLRVVQERKRNPNADPIKIGNEIVRLAIVDGRIASFAWQGRELLLAGPELQVWRGPTDNDGIKGWTHEAWRPLSKWRAMGLDGAVVSASPARVRRGGKGGTPGAVTVTLEQIASCAASPRAVVLRQDCTLAPDGTLSIENRFTVSPQVPDLPRLGVVLRFAAGWEELRWLGRGPDESYADRKRSALVDLHESTVTAQYVPYIMPQEHGNHADVRWLSLGNGTVGLRVEAVSGDPLEFSASHFTAHDLYAALHTYDLRPRPETILNLDWKQRGLGTHSCGPDTLPPYTIQPGRFLWRYRLIPFAVEAGGGRKSQNHTYH; encoded by the coding sequence ATGAGCTCCAACCTCCTTTTCCTCGACCGCGAAGGGTGCCTCCCCACCTTCCTCAACCCCGAGTGCCTTTCCCTCAACCGGCTCCCGATGGGGGCGACGCTCTACCGTTTCCTGACGGCGGCGGCGGCGCGGGAAGGGAGCCGCGAGGCCTCCCCCTGGTTCCGCCTCCTGAATGGGCGCTGGCGCTTCCGCATGGCGGCGAAACCCGCCGAGGTCACCCCCGCGGACCTCGCCGCGGGGACCGACCGCTCCGGCTGGGAGACGATCGAGGTGCCGGGGAACTGGACGATGCAGGGCCACGGACATCCCCATTACACGAACGTCCAGATGCCGTTTCCGGAGGAGCCGCCGATGGTCCCCGAGGCGAACCCGACCGGGATCTACGCGACGACCTTCACCGTCCCCAGGGAATGGGAGGGCCGGCGGGTGGTGATCCACTTCGGCGGGGCCGAGAGCGTCCTTTATGTCTACGTGAACGGGCGGCCTGTCGGGATGGGGAAGGACTCGCGGCTTCCCTCCGAATTCGACCTCACCCCCCACGTGGCCTTCGGCGGGGAGAACGAGGTCGTCGCCGTCGTCGTGAAGTGGTCGGACGCGACGTTTTTGGAGGATCAGGACCAGTGGTGGATGGGAGGACTTCACCGGGAGGTCTATCTCCATGCGACGGGGCCGGTCCACCTCGCCGATCTCTTCGCCCGGGGCGGGCTCGAAAACGGCTACCGGGACGGGCGGCTGCAGTTGACCGCGAAGGTCGGCTTCACGCCCGGCAATGCGCTCTTTCCCCGCCCGGGATGGAAGGTGCGGCTCCAACTCTTCGACCCCAAGGGGAAGGCCCTCTTCCGCAAGCCCCTGGAAGCGCCGGTGCCGACGGGGAGCACGCTCGAATACGGCCGCCTCCAGGCCGACTTCGACGTGGCGGTGCCGTGCGTCGCCGCCTGGTCGGCGGAGCGGCCCGCCCTCTACCGGGCCGTGGCGACGCTGCTCGATCCCGTCGGGAAGGAGATCGAGGCGACCTCGGTCCGTGTCGGCTTCCGCACCGTCGAGGTCCGGGACCGGATGCTCCTCGTCAACGGCAGGCGCGTCCTCATCAAGGGAGTGAACCGGCACGACCACCACGACACGAAGGGGAAGGCCCTCGACCGCGAGACCCTCCGCCTCGACGCCGTCGCGATGAAGCGGCTCAACGTCAACGCCGTCCGCACTTCCCATTACCCGAACGATCCCCATTGGCTCGACCTCTGCGACGAGCTCGGGCTCTACGTCATCGACGAGGCGAACCTCGAGACGCACGCTTTTCTCCACCAGCTCTGCCGGGACCGGCGCTACGCCGGGGCCTTCCTAGACCGCGCCGTCCGGATGGTCGAGCGGGACAAGAACCATCCCTCCGTCATCCTCTGGTCCCTCGGCAACGAGAGCGGCTACGGCCCGAACCACGATGCGATGGCGGGCTGGATCCGGGGTTACGATCCGACCCGCCCGCTCCATTACGAGCCGGGAATCTGGCCGTGGCTTCCCGAGGCCCTGATGCCGAAGAAGCGGTACGACGGGGGCTACCGCGTCACCGACATCGTCTGCCCGATGTACGCCACGATCGACCAGATCGTCGAGTGGGCGACCGACCGGGACCATCCCGACCGGACCCGCCCCCTCATCCTCTGCGAGTACTCCCACGCGATGGGGAACAGCAACGGATCCCTCGCCGACTACTGGGACGCGTTCGAGAAATATCCCGGTCTCCAGGGCGGCTTCATCTGGGAGTGGATCGACCACGGCCTGAAGCAGAAGACCGCCGACGGCAAGGAATACTGGGCCTACGGCGGCGACTTCGGCGACACGCCCAACGACCTCAACTTCGTCTGCGACGGCCTCGTCTGGCCCGACCGCAAGCCCCATCCCGCCGCCCGGGAATTCCAATACCTGGCGCGGCCCGCGAAGGCGCTCGCCTTCGACGCGAAGCGGGCGGCGCTCCGCCTCTCCAACGCGCGGGACTTCGCCGACCTCGGCGATCTGCGCGGATCGTGGGAGCTGAAGATCGACGGTGTCGTCTGGGCGGGGGGAAGGCTGCCCGTCCTGAGGATCGCGGCGGGGCGGGAGGGAACGGTCCGGCTGCCGCTCCGATTGGGGGCCATCGCGCTTCCTCCCGGCGCGGAGGCGTTCCTCCACGTCGGCTTCGAGCTCGCTCGCGCCACCGTCTGGGCTCCGGCGGGTCACCGCGTCGGCTGGGACCAGATCGCCCTTCCGGCACGGGCCTTCGCGCCGCCGCCCCGCCCCGTCCGCCGTTCTCGCCCCTTCGCGCCGTCGCCGCTCCGGGTGGTGCAGGAACGGAAACGGAATCCGAACGCGGACCCGATCAAGATCGGGAACGAGATCGTCCGGCTCGCGATCGTCGACGGGCGGATCGCCTCGTTCGCCTGGCAGGGTCGGGAGCTCCTCCTCGCCGGGCCCGAGCTCCAGGTTTGGCGGGGGCCGACCGACAACGACGGGATCAAGGGCTGGACCCACGAGGCCTGGCGGCCCCTCTCCAAGTGGCGCGCCATGGGCCTCGACGGGGCGGTCGTTTCCGCGTCCCCCGCCCGCGTACGGCGGGGAGGGAAAGGCGGCACCCCGGGCGCGGTGACGGTGACGCTGGAACAGATCGCCTCATGCGCCGCCTCTCCCCGGGCCGTCGTCCTCCGGCAGGACTGCACGCTCGCTCCCGACGGGACGCTCTCGATCGAGAACCGGTTCACGGTCTCCCCGCAGGTTCCCGATCTTCCCCGGCTCGGCGTCGTGCTTCGGTTCGCCGCGGGCTGGGAGGAGCTCCGGTGGCTCGGTCGCGGTCCGGACGAGAGCTACGCCGACCGGAAGCGGTCGGCCCTTGTCGATCTTCACGAAAGCACGGTGACGGCGCAGTACGTCCCCTACATCATGCCGCAGGAACACGGGAACCATGCCGATGTTCGCTGGCTTTCCCTCGGGAACGGGACGGTCGGTCTCCGCGTCGAGGCGGTTTCCGGGGACCCGCTCGAGTTCTCGGCGAGCCACTTCACCGCCCACGACCTTTACGCCGCCCTCCACACCTACGACCTCCGGCCCCGGCCCGAGACGATCCTCAACCTCGATTGGAAGCAGCGGGGCCTCGGCACCCATTCGTGCGGTCCCGACACGCTCCCCCCTTACACGATCCAACCCGGTCGTTTTCTCTGGCGTTACCGGCTGATTCCCTTCGCCGTCGAGGCCGGCGGAGGGAGGAAATCACAAAATCACACTTACCATTAA
- a CDS encoding prepilin-type N-terminal cleavage/methylation domain-containing protein — MLLPSPLHRSAVGFSLLELLVSVTVLSILVMILAQVITLTGQAIGINTKKLDGAGQARIFFNRLAADLAARPQRADLGMTWTKAAGNDAIRFYSAVGGYSGARNVSLIGYRIQEAAPGRLFQLERGATGADWLAGGSHPLFLTQALASPNAEDYEVLSQGVLRLEFSYLLNTASPATRVSLAAASDYSDVGAVIVAIAVLDAKSRLLLSPAQLGALSRALSDSVAGEEPIATWSAQILRADFAPGVPKQAIQGLHLYQHLFNVP; from the coding sequence ATGCTCCTTCCTTCTCCCCTCCACCGAAGCGCCGTCGGCTTCAGCCTGCTGGAGCTGCTGGTCTCGGTCACCGTCCTCTCGATCCTCGTGATGATCCTCGCGCAGGTCATCACCCTCACGGGCCAGGCGATCGGGATCAACACGAAGAAACTCGACGGGGCGGGCCAGGCCCGCATCTTCTTCAACCGCCTCGCCGCCGACCTCGCCGCGCGGCCCCAGCGCGCCGACCTCGGCATGACGTGGACGAAGGCGGCGGGAAACGACGCGATCCGCTTCTACAGCGCCGTCGGCGGCTACAGCGGCGCGCGCAACGTCTCGCTCATCGGCTACCGGATCCAGGAGGCGGCCCCCGGACGGCTCTTCCAGCTGGAGCGCGGGGCGACGGGGGCCGACTGGCTGGCCGGGGGAAGCCATCCCCTCTTCCTCACCCAGGCATTGGCCTCGCCGAACGCCGAAGATTACGAGGTCCTCTCCCAGGGCGTCCTACGGCTCGAATTTTCCTACCTCCTCAACACCGCCTCGCCCGCCACCCGCGTGAGCCTCGCCGCCGCGAGCGATTACAGCGACGTCGGCGCGGTGATCGTCGCCATCGCGGTCCTCGACGCGAAGAGCCGCCTCCTCCTTTCTCCGGCGCAGCTCGGCGCCCTCTCCCGCGCCCTCTCCGACAGCGTCGCGGGGGAGGAGCCGATCGCCACGTGGAGCGCCCAGATCCTCCGCGCCGACTTCGCCCCCGGCGTCCCGAAGCAGGCCATCCAGGGCCTCCATCTCTACCAGCACCTCTTCAATGTCCCCTGA
- a CDS encoding sialidase family protein: protein MHTPSASLDLNIEVLRTQPDYIAYLPDSTDRATGQTGNEHFLVEPLPGGGLFAVWTQSSHEGEPDQHIVFATSHDGGRTWSAPATIAGPDEAKKQGMTSWGFPLVSKSGRIYVLYSRHIGVNDIFTHTTGLMACIYSDDLGKSWSAETILPMPRSSWDNPDPAVPANWIVWQKPVRLSTGQHFTGVTRWVSPQVHRPTPRSEWWAEATVVEFLRFENVDDDPAPQDLSLTWLCQNENALQIGLLGHPDLSVIQEPSWVELPDQRLFCVMRTTLGSPYYTVSADEGETWTRPEPLRQYDDGPILPHPCSPCPIYPLDSSNFIFLYHNHDGNFLHYTPAQTSDHRRPICLARAEFRPGARQPLWFSEPWFFMDNGGIPILRTDLAMYASTTRTDDGLILWYPERKFFLLGKKIPEKMVKALAVKEIPARD, encoded by the coding sequence ATGCACACCCCCTCCGCCTCCCTCGACCTGAACATCGAAGTCCTCCGCACCCAGCCCGATTACATCGCCTATCTTCCCGACAGCACCGATCGGGCGACGGGCCAGACCGGCAATGAACACTTCCTCGTCGAGCCCCTTCCCGGCGGCGGCCTCTTCGCCGTCTGGACCCAGAGCAGCCACGAGGGCGAGCCCGACCAGCACATCGTTTTCGCCACCTCCCACGACGGGGGCCGAACGTGGTCGGCCCCGGCCACCATCGCCGGGCCGGATGAGGCGAAGAAGCAGGGGATGACGAGCTGGGGCTTTCCGCTAGTCTCGAAATCGGGCCGCATCTACGTCCTCTACAGCCGCCACATCGGGGTCAACGATATCTTCACCCACACCACCGGCCTCATGGCCTGCATCTACAGCGACGACCTCGGGAAGAGCTGGAGCGCCGAGACGATCCTCCCCATGCCCCGCTCCTCGTGGGACAACCCCGACCCCGCCGTCCCCGCGAACTGGATCGTCTGGCAGAAGCCAGTCCGCCTCTCGACCGGCCAGCACTTCACCGGCGTCACCCGCTGGGTCAGCCCCCAGGTCCACCGCCCCACACCGCGCAGCGAGTGGTGGGCCGAGGCGACCGTCGTGGAGTTCCTCCGCTTCGAGAACGTCGACGACGATCCCGCACCGCAGGATCTCTCGCTCACCTGGCTCTGCCAGAACGAGAACGCCCTCCAGATCGGCCTCCTCGGCCATCCAGATCTTTCCGTGATCCAGGAGCCGAGCTGGGTCGAGCTTCCCGATCAGCGCCTCTTCTGCGTCATGCGGACCACCCTCGGCAGCCCCTACTACACGGTCTCCGCCGACGAAGGAGAGACCTGGACGCGCCCCGAGCCGCTCCGGCAATACGACGACGGCCCGATCCTTCCCCACCCCTGCAGCCCCTGCCCCATCTACCCCCTCGATTCCTCAAACTTCATCTTCCTCTACCACAACCACGACGGGAACTTCCTCCACTACACCCCGGCGCAGACCTCCGACCATCGCCGCCCCATCTGCCTGGCGCGGGCCGAGTTCCGCCCCGGTGCACGCCAACCGCTCTGGTTCTCGGAACCGTGGTTCTTCATGGATAACGGCGGCATCCCCATCCTCCGCACCGACCTCGCCATGTACGCCAGCACCACCCGGACCGACGACGGCCTCATCCTCTGGTACCCCGAGCGGAAGTTCTTCCTCCTCGGAAAAAAGATCCCCGAGAAAATGGTCAAGGCCCTCGCCGTCAAAGAAATCCCGGCCCGCGACTAG
- a CDS encoding PEP-CTERM sorting domain-containing protein — protein sequence MIGFSGATASAQSVWNGGGTDGNFSTALNWASGVAPTSAVTTVLQIGGSSQTAINIDTPFSAQSLTFLSGASAFTLSGNTLSLTGTGGVNVTNSSASVQTIAASMSVASGGFAATGANMTVSGNVAISGNNFTLTAGGGKTLTVSGALTGGITAGNFAINAAGGTVVLSGASTIGNTINIWNGNVVAGTSSSTTTGGAFGKGSVSLGLSGQSSSSILVSGAYTIGNNIRVITNTNGAVYTLGGSTADISTYSGAISLGTSTAAGTAGMGVTLTAASGGRVNFTGGIRHETTSTAGNSSDAVTKTGAGIVAISGTNNTYLGITTVSAGTLLVNGTLSGTGAVSVASAAVLGGNGTVSGAVTVASGGILSAGDMDASGTSLTGTLTLGGGLALNTGSTLKFDLGSASDLVAVTGNLILGGTLSLTAGSGFGAGTYELFSYSGTLTDNTLTVGTSPAGYAYTVDTSTAGVVNLQVVAVPEPAPLVLMGAGMAAFLLLRRRPARCAA from the coding sequence GTGATTGGCTTCAGCGGGGCAACCGCCTCGGCGCAATCGGTCTGGAACGGCGGCGGGACCGACGGGAACTTCTCGACGGCGTTGAACTGGGCTTCCGGCGTCGCGCCGACCAGCGCCGTGACGACGGTCCTCCAGATCGGCGGATCGTCGCAGACGGCCATCAACATCGACACCCCGTTCTCGGCCCAGAGCCTGACCTTCCTTAGCGGAGCCTCGGCCTTCACTCTCAGCGGAAATACGCTCAGCCTCACCGGGACGGGGGGGGTCAATGTCACGAACAGTTCGGCCAGCGTGCAGACGATCGCCGCGAGCATGTCGGTCGCCTCGGGCGGATTCGCCGCGACGGGGGCGAACATGACCGTCAGCGGGAACGTGGCGATCTCGGGAAACAATTTCACCCTCACCGCGGGGGGCGGAAAGACGCTGACGGTCAGCGGGGCCCTCACCGGCGGCATCACCGCGGGGAACTTCGCGATCAATGCGGCGGGCGGCACGGTCGTCCTCAGCGGCGCGAGCACCATCGGAAACACGATCAACATCTGGAACGGCAATGTCGTCGCCGGGACGAGCTCCTCGACGACGACGGGCGGCGCGTTCGGCAAGGGAAGCGTCAGCCTCGGCCTTTCCGGGCAGTCGAGTTCCTCCATCCTGGTCTCCGGGGCCTACACCATCGGGAACAACATCCGGGTCATCACGAACACGAACGGCGCCGTCTACACCCTCGGCGGCTCGACTGCCGACATTTCTACCTACAGCGGGGCGATCAGCCTCGGGACGAGCACCGCGGCGGGGACCGCGGGCATGGGCGTCACCCTCACGGCGGCGAGCGGGGGGCGCGTGAACTTCACCGGCGGCATCAGGCACGAGACGACCTCGACGGCGGGCAACAGCTCCGACGCGGTGACCAAGACCGGGGCGGGGATCGTCGCGATCTCGGGGACGAACAACACCTACCTCGGCATCACGACGGTCTCGGCGGGGACCCTGCTGGTCAACGGCACCCTGAGCGGCACCGGCGCGGTCAGCGTCGCCTCGGCGGCGGTGCTCGGCGGCAACGGGACGGTCTCCGGGGCGGTGACGGTGGCGAGCGGGGGCATCCTTTCGGCGGGCGACATGGACGCGTCGGGAACGAGCCTCACCGGGACGCTGACGCTCGGCGGCGGCCTCGCGCTCAACACGGGATCGACCCTGAAATTCGACCTCGGAAGCGCGAGCGACCTCGTCGCAGTCACCGGCAACCTCATCCTCGGCGGAACGCTGAGCCTCACGGCCGGGAGCGGTTTCGGCGCGGGGACCTACGAGCTCTTCAGCTATTCGGGAACCCTGACGGACAACACCCTGACCGTCGGGACGTCGCCCGCCGGTTACGCCTACACCGTCGATACCTCGACGGCGGGGGTGGTCAATCTCCAGGTGGTTGCGGTGCCGGAGCCCGCCCCGCTAGTCTTGATGGGCGCGGGGATGGCGGCCTTCCTCCTGCTGCGGCGGCGGCCGGCGCGGTGCGCGGCCTGA
- a CDS encoding MFS transporter: protein MHLTPSQSPGKIPEKDRVPFWQKVAYGLGGPVEGTAIWIPQGNLTPVFNIALGLNPALLGIVLMCWRIWDAAADQVMGNFSDNARTRWGRRKPFIVLGAILTALTMPVIWWMPHGLPEWQMFAWLLLGGILFYSCFSIWAMPYYSLQLEMSPDYNERTNITAYRAYAQQFLQLAGGWILALASLPIFSRLPGGAPDLANGMRYISLGLAALTLVLGVLPGLFVRERYYAKEASRQPKEPLWQGLKQTLSTRPFLWIITIVFTKTFGFGLIGTLGFYLNAYYACGGDLHLATKIGGVIATALFAPNLLAIPLCTWIANRWDKKTLLYITVLSGLCGSLSVSVFVTPAHPWLQVIPPLLMGPVGIGLWLVVPSMQADVADYDEWMGGKRREGSFSAVFSWTLKATTALSGGLSGVLLVLCGFKSGPHAAQDPHVLATLKLFYIGTPLLFLIVSLFAISRYPLTREKVAEIRAALEARRGVI, encoded by the coding sequence ATGCACCTGACTCCCTCGCAGAGCCCCGGAAAGATTCCAGAAAAAGACCGCGTCCCTTTCTGGCAAAAGGTCGCCTACGGCCTCGGCGGCCCCGTGGAGGGGACCGCGATCTGGATTCCGCAGGGCAACCTGACGCCGGTCTTCAACATCGCCCTCGGCCTGAATCCCGCACTCCTCGGCATCGTCCTGATGTGCTGGCGGATCTGGGACGCGGCGGCCGACCAGGTGATGGGGAATTTCTCCGACAACGCGCGGACGCGCTGGGGACGGCGGAAACCGTTCATCGTCCTCGGCGCGATCCTCACCGCGCTCACGATGCCGGTCATCTGGTGGATGCCCCACGGCCTCCCCGAATGGCAGATGTTCGCGTGGCTCCTCCTCGGTGGCATCCTCTTCTACAGCTGCTTCTCGATCTGGGCCATGCCCTACTACAGCCTCCAGCTGGAGATGTCCCCCGACTACAACGAGCGGACGAACATCACCGCCTACCGCGCCTACGCCCAGCAATTCCTCCAGCTCGCGGGCGGCTGGATCCTCGCCCTCGCCTCGCTGCCGATCTTCAGCCGCCTTCCCGGCGGGGCACCCGACCTCGCCAACGGCATGCGCTACATCAGCCTCGGCCTCGCCGCGTTGACCCTCGTCCTCGGTGTCCTCCCCGGCCTCTTCGTGCGGGAGCGCTACTATGCGAAGGAGGCCAGTCGGCAGCCGAAGGAACCGCTCTGGCAGGGGTTGAAGCAGACCCTCTCCACCCGGCCCTTCCTCTGGATCATCACCATCGTCTTCACGAAGACCTTCGGCTTCGGCCTTATCGGCACCCTCGGCTTCTACCTCAACGCCTATTACGCCTGTGGCGGGGACCTCCACCTGGCGACGAAGATCGGCGGCGTCATCGCCACGGCCCTCTTCGCGCCGAACCTCCTGGCGATCCCCCTCTGCACCTGGATCGCGAATCGCTGGGACAAGAAGACCCTCCTCTACATCACGGTCCTCAGCGGCCTCTGCGGCTCCCTCTCCGTCTCGGTCTTCGTCACCCCCGCCCATCCGTGGCTCCAGGTGATCCCGCCCCTCCTCATGGGACCGGTCGGGATCGGCCTCTGGCTCGTCGTCCCTTCGATGCAGGCCGACGTCGCCGACTACGACGAGTGGATGGGCGGCAAGCGTCGCGAGGGGAGCTTCTCCGCCGTCTTCTCATGGACTCTCAAGGCGACCACCGCCCTCTCGGGCGGGCTGAGCGGGGTGCTTCTCGTCCTCTGCGGCTTCAAGAGCGGCCCCCACGCCGCGCAGGACCCCCACGTCCTCGCCACCCTAAAGCTCTTCTACATCGGCACCCCTCTCCTCTTCCTCATCGTCTCCCTTTTCGCGATCTCCCGCTATCCCCTCACGCGGGAGAAAGTGGCCGAGATCCGTGCCGCCCTTGAAGCGCGGCGTGGCGTCATCTGA